A genomic stretch from Colwellia sp. Arc7-635 includes:
- the apbC gene encoding iron-sulfur cluster carrier protein ApbC: MLSNFFSKNKFSKSAVSVENQTAIHAFLDTYRSDIFPLGLLTIADNMTMVMAKKQLVIKLSLPFPCDGQLHDIAEQLTELVQLPVDFDVEYHIESVRQHEIPGIKNIIAVSSGKGGVGKSTTAVNLAYGLIAEGCHVGILDADIYGPSIPTMLGLKGAKPSSNDGKLITPLEANNLSAMSIGFLVDDANATVWRGPMASRAFSQLLNETDWPDLDYLIVDMPPGTGDIQLTLAQQVPVAGAVVITTPQDIALADAIKGMAMFEQVKLPVLGIIENMSYHQCENCGHHSHLFGQGGGERIAKEANTRLLGQLPLDIRIREDADKGSCAINENSTGEVALLYRNIARNVAAQLYYQLDMRSPTTANVVIK, translated from the coding sequence ATGTTATCAAATTTCTTTTCTAAAAATAAGTTTTCCAAGAGTGCAGTTAGTGTTGAAAACCAAACGGCTATTCATGCTTTTCTAGACACTTATCGCTCTGATATTTTCCCTTTAGGGTTATTGACTATCGCAGACAATATGACGATGGTTATGGCTAAAAAACAGCTAGTAATCAAGCTATCACTGCCTTTCCCGTGCGATGGGCAATTACATGATATAGCTGAGCAACTGACCGAGTTAGTGCAACTGCCGGTTGATTTTGATGTTGAGTACCATATTGAGTCTGTTAGGCAGCATGAAATACCCGGTATAAAAAACATTATTGCAGTTTCCTCTGGCAAAGGTGGTGTGGGTAAATCAACAACTGCGGTTAATTTAGCTTATGGCTTAATTGCAGAAGGTTGTCATGTTGGTATTTTGGATGCTGACATTTATGGTCCATCAATTCCCACTATGCTTGGATTAAAAGGTGCTAAGCCAAGTTCGAATGACGGTAAATTAATTACGCCGCTTGAAGCAAATAATTTAAGTGCCATGTCGATTGGCTTTTTAGTTGATGATGCTAATGCTACGGTATGGCGAGGTCCAATGGCGAGCCGTGCTTTTTCACAGTTACTTAATGAAACTGACTGGCCCGATTTAGATTATCTCATTGTTGATATGCCACCAGGCACTGGTGATATTCAGTTAACATTAGCACAACAAGTGCCGGTAGCTGGCGCTGTGGTGATCACGACACCGCAAGATATTGCTTTAGCTGATGCAATTAAAGGTATGGCGATGTTTGAACAAGTAAAACTTCCTGTATTGGGTATTATTGAAAATATGAGTTATCACCAGTGCGAAAATTGTGGTCATCATTCACATTTATTTGGTCAAGGCGGTGGAGAACGCATCGCGAAAGAAGCCAATACAAGATTACTAGGGCAATTACCTCTTGATATTCGTATTCGAGAAGACGCTGACAAGGGCAGTTGTGCGATAAATGAAAATAGCACTGGAGAAGTAGCGTTGCTGTATCGTAATATAGCGCGAAATGTTGCTGCGCAGTTATACTATCAATTAGATATGCGTAGCCCAACTACTGCTAACGTAGTGATTAAATAA
- the metG gene encoding methionine--tRNA ligase: MSLSKSSVPSADKRKILVTCALPYANGSIHLGHLLEHIQTDIWVRFQRMRGHETYFVCADDAHGTPIMLKAQELGITPEEMITGVREERIKEFSDFHISFDNYHTTHSDENKEYSEKIYNALHAKGHIKTRTISQLYDPEKGMFLADRFVKGTCPKCKSEDENGDSCDNCGATYSPTEVLNPRSAISGATPILKDSEHYFFDLPAFETMLADWIRSGSLQEEVANKLTEWFEQGLKQWDISRDAPYFGFEIPNAPGKFFYVWLDAPIGYMGSFKNLCDRDSSIDFDSFWNKDSDAELYHFIGKDIINFHSLFWPAMLEGADFRKPTAVFAHGFVTVNGEKMSKSKGTFIKGRTYLDHLNPEYLRYYYATKLTHKIDDLDLNLEDFVQRVNSDLVGKVVNIASRCASFITKRFDGMLSTNVDNQELADEVMAAGDSIAAHYEARDFGRGMREIMALADKVNEYIAIKEPWQLVKDETKQQEVQDICSLGINMFRTLMIYLKPVLPVLADSTAEFLNDELVWEGHKTLLTDHKINKFKALLQRVDMDKVNAMTDASKENLLVKADDEKPAKAKKKAKQEKVVDNTAALNDPLGSDPISEEIQFDDFAKIDLRIAKIVNAEHVEKADKLLKLTLALDSLENGETRQVFAGIKSAYQPEDLIGKLTVMVANLAPRKMRFGMSEGMVLAAGPGGKDLWILNPDDGAQPGMRVK; the protein is encoded by the coding sequence ATGTCTTTATCAAAGTCATCTGTACCATCTGCAGATAAACGTAAAATTTTAGTTACTTGTGCCCTTCCTTATGCGAATGGCTCGATTCACCTTGGCCATTTATTAGAGCATATTCAAACTGATATTTGGGTTCGTTTCCAACGTATGCGTGGTCATGAAACTTACTTTGTTTGTGCCGATGACGCTCATGGCACACCGATCATGCTAAAAGCACAAGAGCTTGGCATAACACCTGAAGAAATGATCACAGGTGTGCGTGAAGAACGTATTAAAGAATTTAGTGACTTTCACATTAGCTTTGATAATTACCACACAACACATAGCGATGAAAACAAAGAGTACTCTGAAAAAATTTATAACGCTTTACATGCAAAAGGTCATATTAAAACCCGTACTATTTCTCAGTTATACGATCCTGAAAAAGGCATGTTCTTAGCTGACCGATTTGTAAAAGGTACTTGTCCGAAATGTAAAAGTGAAGATGAAAATGGTGATAGCTGTGACAACTGTGGCGCAACGTATTCACCAACAGAAGTACTTAACCCACGTTCTGCTATTTCAGGTGCTACACCCATATTAAAAGACTCTGAACATTACTTCTTCGACTTACCTGCTTTTGAAACCATGTTAGCAGACTGGATACGCAGTGGCTCATTGCAAGAAGAAGTAGCGAATAAGCTTACTGAATGGTTCGAACAAGGATTAAAGCAGTGGGATATTAGCCGTGACGCACCTTATTTTGGTTTTGAAATACCGAATGCGCCGGGTAAATTCTTCTATGTTTGGTTAGACGCGCCTATTGGTTATATGGGCAGCTTTAAAAACCTATGTGATAGAGACTCGAGCATCGACTTTGACAGCTTTTGGAATAAAGATTCAGACGCTGAGCTATACCATTTTATCGGTAAAGACATTATTAACTTCCACAGCCTGTTTTGGCCTGCGATGTTAGAAGGTGCTGATTTCCGTAAACCTACGGCTGTTTTCGCTCATGGTTTTGTTACCGTGAACGGTGAGAAAATGTCTAAATCTAAAGGCACTTTCATCAAAGGTCGTACGTACTTAGATCACTTAAACCCAGAGTACTTACGTTATTATTACGCGACTAAATTAACCCACAAAATTGACGATTTAGATTTAAATCTTGAAGACTTCGTACAACGTGTTAACTCTGACTTAGTCGGTAAAGTGGTTAATATCGCTTCTCGTTGTGCAAGTTTTATCACTAAACGCTTTGACGGCATGTTATCAACTAACGTTGATAACCAAGAATTAGCAGATGAAGTAATGGCTGCAGGCGATAGCATTGCTGCTCATTACGAAGCACGTGATTTCGGCCGCGGTATGCGCGAAATTATGGCACTTGCTGATAAAGTCAATGAATACATCGCGATTAAAGAACCATGGCAGTTAGTTAAAGACGAAACTAAACAACAAGAAGTACAAGATATCTGTTCATTGGGTATCAATATGTTCCGTACCTTGATGATTTACTTAAAACCGGTACTACCCGTTTTAGCTGACAGCACAGCTGAGTTTTTAAATGATGAATTAGTATGGGAAGGTCACAAAACCTTACTAACCGATCATAAAATCAATAAATTTAAAGCATTATTACAACGTGTTGATATGGATAAAGTCAATGCGATGACTGACGCTTCAAAAGAAAATTTATTGGTAAAAGCAGATGACGAAAAGCCAGCTAAAGCAAAAAAGAAAGCTAAGCAGGAAAAAGTTGTTGATAATACCGCTGCATTAAATGACCCATTGGGCAGCGATCCTATCAGCGAAGAAATTCAATTTGATGATTTTGCTAAAATAGATTTACGTATTGCAAAAATTGTTAATGCTGAGCATGTTGAAAAAGCTGATAAATTACTCAAATTAACCTTAGCACTTGATAGCCTGGAAAATGGCGAAACTCGTCAAGTATTTGCCGGCATAAAGTCAGCATATCAACCGGAAGATTTAATTGGCAAACTTACCGTTATGGTTGCTAACTTAGCGCCACGTAAAATGCGCTTTGGTATGTCAGAAGGTATGGTGCTAGCTGCAGGTCCAGGTGGTAAAGATTTATGGATACTTAATCCTGATGACGGTGCACAGCCAGGTATGCGAGTAAAGTAG
- the dcd gene encoding dCTP deaminase: MRLSDKDIEQSLRDGQIAISPTPDSSMISGVSVDIRLGNEFRVFQDHTAPYIDLSGPKEEMQKAMNSVMSDEIYIPDGQAFFLHPGELALAVTYESVTLPDNIVGWLDGRSSLARLGLMVHVTAHRIDPGWSGQIVLEFYNSGKLPLALRPKMKIAALNFETMSSSADRPYNKREDAKYKGQMGAVASRISQDESHK; encoded by the coding sequence ATGAGATTAAGTGACAAAGATATAGAACAATCCCTTCGCGATGGGCAGATAGCCATTTCACCAACACCTGATAGTAGTATGATTTCAGGGGTGAGTGTTGATATTCGATTAGGCAACGAGTTTCGCGTTTTTCAAGATCATACTGCGCCGTATATCGATTTAAGTGGTCCAAAAGAAGAAATGCAAAAAGCGATGAATTCTGTGATGAGCGATGAAATCTATATTCCAGACGGGCAAGCGTTTTTTCTTCATCCAGGCGAATTAGCACTAGCGGTTACTTATGAATCTGTGACATTACCAGACAATATTGTTGGTTGGTTAGATGGTCGTTCATCATTAGCACGTTTAGGTTTGATGGTGCATGTGACCGCGCATAGAATTGATCCCGGTTGGTCAGGGCAAATAGTGTTGGAATTTTATAATAGTGGTAAATTACCGTTAGCATTGCGCCCTAAAATGAAAATTGCAGCGCTTAACTTTGAAACGATGTCGTCGAGTGCTGATCGTCCTTATAACAAACGTGAAGACGCTAAATATAAGGGCCAGATGGGCGCTGTTGCTAGCCGTATTAGTCAAGATGAAAGTCATAAATAA
- a CDS encoding cation:dicarboxylase symporter family transporter — MTILKLSKIPLSTRIIIAMAIGLVIGSFSVPLYSMVNHLANAFVMLLQMTALPYISLSLMVGIGGLSASKAKSALKSTVLLILLLMAIMLCFILMAPLSFPNWQSAEFYSANTIKVSQEFNLIELFIPSNPFNAFANAVIPSVVLFSVFIGVGLMPIKNKRQTLAVLGNLKQSISNISHIVMRFAPVGVFCIGWRAASTLDASQLDGLMIYVASAVVLVLLLSFVVFPALLATITPFGYRAILKASREAMITAFATGSFFVVIPIIVEKTKQLIASQYPQTENADKISEVIVPISYSLPVGGKLLSLLFVLFAAWFSGAYISFEDYVQLVVIGIPQLFGTSTLAMQNLLELFNVSNSMFDFFIVSENLVVGRLSAILSVTFACCLPLLVATSMAKGFILKKKTLIKNLAIIPVLSICAFIALKFAFSAISYQYQGYSKFIERDFLMENVNSRYLDKADENSATAQPFVGVLTRIKQRGFIRVGYFRDDLPYSFHNNNGKLVGFDIEIMNQLAIDLNVDIEFVKIFHHQAQSLLASGYLDMTSGVPVIPDNIAQFTLTMPYSTQNLAIVVKDKRRAEFTEWDKILPRKDLTFGIPESFFYQKAVARIFTQGKAWEISTPRLFFKEEFSHIDAMIYGAAASSAWTLLNPGYTVVVPKPKLAPLYMAFPINKNDHAFELFMRNWISMKQQSKTIDKLFNYWIEGNANLTDIDAN; from the coding sequence ATGACAATATTGAAACTTAGCAAAATCCCTTTATCTACCCGCATCATTATTGCTATGGCGATAGGACTTGTCATTGGCAGTTTTAGCGTCCCGTTGTATTCAATGGTCAATCATCTTGCCAATGCCTTTGTTATGTTACTGCAAATGACCGCATTACCTTATATTTCACTGTCTTTGATGGTCGGCATTGGTGGGTTATCAGCAAGCAAAGCTAAGTCAGCACTTAAAAGTACAGTACTACTGATATTGCTACTTATGGCTATAATGCTATGTTTCATCTTGATGGCGCCATTATCATTTCCGAATTGGCAAAGTGCTGAATTCTATAGCGCTAATACCATTAAAGTTAGCCAAGAATTTAATCTCATTGAATTATTTATTCCATCCAATCCTTTTAATGCTTTTGCTAATGCTGTTATCCCTTCTGTCGTATTGTTTAGTGTTTTTATTGGTGTTGGCTTAATGCCAATTAAAAATAAGCGTCAAACACTAGCCGTACTCGGTAACTTAAAGCAGTCCATCAGTAATATTAGTCATATTGTGATGCGCTTTGCACCTGTTGGCGTATTTTGTATTGGTTGGCGAGCCGCATCGACACTTGATGCCTCGCAACTCGATGGTTTAATGATCTATGTTGCAAGTGCCGTAGTCTTGGTGCTTTTACTCTCTTTTGTGGTGTTTCCTGCGTTATTGGCGACCATTACACCTTTTGGATACCGTGCAATTTTAAAAGCCTCAAGAGAAGCCATGATCACGGCATTTGCTACTGGGAGCTTTTTTGTCGTCATCCCTATTATTGTTGAAAAAACCAAACAGTTAATTGCTTCGCAATATCCGCAAACAGAAAATGCCGATAAAATTTCTGAAGTGATCGTACCTATTAGTTACAGTCTGCCTGTCGGTGGTAAGCTGTTATCGCTACTCTTTGTTTTGTTCGCGGCGTGGTTTTCAGGTGCTTACATCAGCTTTGAGGACTATGTACAATTGGTCGTTATTGGTATTCCGCAATTATTTGGCACCAGTACGTTAGCAATGCAAAACCTGTTAGAGTTATTTAACGTTTCAAATTCAATGTTCGACTTTTTTATTGTGTCTGAAAACTTAGTCGTTGGCCGCTTATCGGCAATTCTTTCTGTTACTTTTGCTTGTTGTTTACCCTTACTTGTTGCTACTAGTATGGCTAAGGGTTTTATTTTAAAGAAAAAAACACTGATTAAAAATTTAGCCATTATTCCTGTATTGTCGATCTGTGCTTTTATTGCTTTAAAATTTGCTTTCAGTGCTATTAGTTATCAATATCAAGGCTATAGCAAATTTATAGAACGCGACTTTTTGATGGAAAACGTCAACAGTCGTTATTTAGATAAAGCCGATGAAAATAGTGCTACCGCTCAACCCTTTGTTGGTGTGCTGACTCGTATCAAGCAGCGTGGATTTATTCGCGTGGGCTACTTTCGTGATGACTTGCCCTACTCGTTTCATAACAACAACGGTAAGCTCGTTGGTTTTGATATCGAAATAATGAATCAACTCGCTATAGATTTAAACGTCGATATAGAGTTTGTGAAAATATTTCATCATCAAGCACAATCATTATTAGCTTCGGGTTATCTCGATATGACCTCAGGCGTCCCTGTTATCCCAGATAATATCGCGCAATTCACTTTAACAATGCCTTACAGTACCCAGAATTTAGCGATTGTGGTTAAAGATAAGAGGCGTGCAGAATTTACCGAGTGGGATAAAATATTACCGCGTAAAGATCTCACCTTTGGCATTCCAGAAAGCTTTTTTTATCAAAAAGCAGTCGCTCGTATTTTTACACAAGGTAAAGCTTGGGAAATATCTACTCCTCGATTATTTTTTAAAGAAGAGTTTAGTCATATCGATGCGATGATATATGGCGCAGCGGCTTCTTCAGCATGGACCCTATTAAACCCTGGTTATACTGTTGTGGTGCCAAAGCCGAAGTTAGCTCCGTTATATATGGCCTTTCCAATCAATAAAAATGATCATGCTTTTGAACTATTTATGCGCAATTGGATTTCAATGAAACAACAAAGCAAAACCATAGATAAACTGTTCAATTATTGGATTGAAGGGAACGCTAATTTAACTGACATTGATGCTAATTAA